Proteins encoded in a region of the Vitis riparia cultivar Riparia Gloire de Montpellier isolate 1030 chromosome 7, EGFV_Vit.rip_1.0, whole genome shotgun sequence genome:
- the LOC117919097 gene encoding putative disease resistance RPP13-like protein 1 isoform X2, whose protein sequence is MADALLSASLQVLFERLASPELINFIRRRNLSDELLNELKRKLVVVLNVLDDAEVKQFSNPNVKEWLVHVKGAVYDAEDLLDEIATDALRCKMEAADSQTGGTLKAWKWNKFSACVKAPFAIKSMESRVRGTIDQLEKIAGEIVGLGLAEGEGEKRSPRPRSRMSTSLEDDSIVVGRDEIQKEMMEWLLSDNTTGGKMGVMSIVGMGGSGKTTLARLLYNDEGVKEHFDLKAWVYVSTEFLLIKLTKTVLEEIRSPPTSADNLNLLQLQLKEELSNKKFLLVLDDVWNLKPRDEGYMELSDREGWNILRTPLLAAAEGSKIVMTSRDQSVATTMRAVPTHHLGKLSSEDSWSLFKKHAFEDRDPNAYLELERIGRQIVDKCQGLPLAVKALGCLLYSKVEKREWDDVLKSEIWHPQSGSEILPSLILSYHHLSLHLKHCFAYCSIFPQGHQFYKEKLILLWMAEGLLHPQQNEGTRMEEIVFIVSNQDEHRRFVMINKVSIMSMEETCKQLAVIGRPCKMCSNQVDFCKRKWNMKKDRLFRFSL, encoded by the exons ATGGCGGACGCCCTCCTCTCAGCTTCGCTTCAAGTTCTATTCGAAAGGTTGGCTTCTCCAGAGCTCATAAACTTCATTCGGCGACGGAACCTTAGCGATGAACTCCTCAACGAGTTGAAGAGGAAACTCGTGGTTGTTCTCAATGTGCTCGATGATGCGGAGGTGAAGCAATTTTCAAACCCTAATGTCAAAGAGTGGCTCGTCCATGTCAAGGGTGCTGTGTATGATGCGGAAGACCTGTTGGACGAGATCGCTACCGACGCTTTGCGTTGCAAGATGGAAGCTGCTGACTCCCAAACCGGCGGAACTCTTAAGGCGTGGAAATGGAACAAGTTCTCTGCTTGTGTGAAGGCTCCATTTGCTATCAAAAGCATGGAGTCCAGGGTCAGGGGCACGATTGATCAACTGGAAAAAATCGCAGGAGAAATAGTTGGGTTGGGGCTGGCAGAAGGTGAGGGCGAGAAACGGTCACCAAGACCAAGATCACGAATGTCCACTTCTTTGGAGGATGACTCCATTGTTGTCGGCAGGGATGAAATTCAGAAAGAGATGATGGAGTGGTTGCTTTCTGACAATACAACAGGCGGCAAAATGGGGGTGATGTCCATAGTGGGCATGGGCGGCAGCGGCAAGACCACGCTTGCTCGGCTTCTCTATAACGATGAGGGAGTGAAGGAACACTTCGACTTGAAAGCATGGGTCTATGTTTCCACTGAGTTTCTCCTTATCAAACTCACCAAAACCGTTCTTGAGGAAATTCGTTCTCCGCCTACTTCCGCTGACAACCTAAATTTGCTTCAGCTTCAACTCAAAGAGGAACTTAGTAACAAGAAATTTCTGCTTGTCCTTGATGACGTCTGGAATTTAAAGCCTCGTGATGAAGGTTATATGGAGCTTAGCGATCGTGAAGGTTGGAATATTCTACGAACTCCACTCCTCGCTGCAGCAGAGGGAAGCAAGATTGTCATGACTAGTCGTGATCAATCTGTTGCAACAACCATGCGAGCAGTCCCTACTCATCATCTTGGGAAATTAAGCTCTGAAGATAGTTGGTCCCTGTTTAAAAAGCATGCATTTGAAGATAGAGACCCCAACGCATACCTTGAGCTTGAACGCATAGGCAGACAGATTGTGGACAAGTGCCAAGGATTACCTTTGGCTGTGAAAGCACTCGGCTGTCTCTTGTATTCTAAGGTCGAAAAAAGGGAATGGGACGATGTGTTGAAAAGTGAAATATGGCATCCGCAGAGTGGCTCCGAAATTCTTCCGTCTTTGATATTAAGCTACCATCATCTTTCTCTACATCTGAAGCATTGTTTTGCTTATTGTTCTATTTTTCCCCAGGGCCACCAATTCTACAAAGAGAAGCTGATTTTATTATGGATGGCAGAAGGTCTTTTACACCCACAACAAAACGAAGGAACGAGAATGGAAGAGATAG TGTTCATTGTAAGTAATCAGGATGAGCATAGAAGATTTGTTATGATAAACAAAGTTTCAATTATGAGCATGGAAGAAACATGTAAG CAGCTTGCAGTGATTGGGCGTCCATGTAAAATGTGCTCTAACCAAGTGGACTTCTGCAAAAG GAAGTGGAATATGAAGAAAGATAGATTGTTCAGATTTTCCCTGTAG
- the LOC117919097 gene encoding putative disease resistance RPP13-like protein 1 isoform X1 — translation MADALLSASLQVLFERLASPELINFIRRRNLSDELLNELKRKLVVVLNVLDDAEVKQFSNPNVKEWLVHVKGAVYDAEDLLDEIATDALRCKMEAADSQTGGTLKAWKWNKFSACVKAPFAIKSMESRVRGTIDQLEKIAGEIVGLGLAEGEGEKRSPRPRSRMSTSLEDDSIVVGRDEIQKEMMEWLLSDNTTGGKMGVMSIVGMGGSGKTTLARLLYNDEGVKEHFDLKAWVYVSTEFLLIKLTKTVLEEIRSPPTSADNLNLLQLQLKEELSNKKFLLVLDDVWNLKPRDEGYMELSDREGWNILRTPLLAAAEGSKIVMTSRDQSVATTMRAVPTHHLGKLSSEDSWSLFKKHAFEDRDPNAYLELERIGRQIVDKCQGLPLAVKALGCLLYSKVEKREWDDVLKSEIWHPQSGSEILPSLILSYHHLSLHLKHCFAYCSIFPQGHQFYKEKLILLWMAEGLLHPQQNEGTRMEEIGESYFDELLAKSFFQKSIGRKGSCFVMHDLIHELAQHVSGDFCARVEDDVKLPKVSEKAHHFVYFKSDYTELVAFKNFKVMTRAKSLRTFLEVKSIGNLPWYYLSKRVLQDILPKMWCLRVLSLCAYAITDLPKSIGNLKHLRYLDLSFTMIKNLPESICCLCNLQTMMLRKCSKLDELPSKMGKLINLRYLDIDGCGSLREMSSHGIGRLKSLQRLTQFIVGQNNGLRIGELGELLEIRGKLCISNMENVVSVNDASRANMKDKSYLDELIFDWGDECTNGVTQSGATTHDILNKLQPHPNLKQLSITNYPGEGFPNWLGDPSVLNLVSLELRGCGNCSTLPPLGQLTQLKYLQISRMNGVECVGDEFYGNASFQFLETLSFEDMKNWEKWLCCGEFPRLQKLFIQKCPKLTGKLPEQLLSLVELQIRECPQLLMASLTVPAICQFRMMDFGKLQLQMAGCDFTALQTSEIEILDVSQWSQLPMAPHQLSIRECDYAESLLEEEISQTNIHDLKIYDCSFSRSLHKVGLPTTLKSLFISECSKLAFPLPELFRCHLPVLESLKIKHGVIDDSLSLSFSLGIFPKLTHFTIDGLKGLEKLSILVSEGDPTSLCSLSLDGCPDLESIELHALNLESCSIYRCSKLRSLAHRQSSVQKLNLGSCPELLFQREGLPSNLRKLGITDFTPQVEWGLQRLTSLTHFTIEGGCEDIGLFPKECLLPSSLASLEIESFPDLKSLDSGGLQQLTSLLKLKISHCPELQFSTGSVLQHLISLKRLEIYGCSRLQSLTEAGLQHLTSLEKLEIANCPMLQSLTKVGLQHLTSLKTLGINNCRMLQSLTEVGLQHLTSLESLWINNCPMLQSLTKVGLQHLTSLESLWINKCPMLQSLTKVGLQHLTSLKTLRIYDCSKLKYLTKERLPDSLSYLFIYKCPLLEKRCQFEKGEEWRYIAHIPNIEINGVLY, via the coding sequence ATGGCGGACGCCCTCCTCTCAGCTTCGCTTCAAGTTCTATTCGAAAGGTTGGCTTCTCCAGAGCTCATAAACTTCATTCGGCGACGGAACCTTAGCGATGAACTCCTCAACGAGTTGAAGAGGAAACTCGTGGTTGTTCTCAATGTGCTCGATGATGCGGAGGTGAAGCAATTTTCAAACCCTAATGTCAAAGAGTGGCTCGTCCATGTCAAGGGTGCTGTGTATGATGCGGAAGACCTGTTGGACGAGATCGCTACCGACGCTTTGCGTTGCAAGATGGAAGCTGCTGACTCCCAAACCGGCGGAACTCTTAAGGCGTGGAAATGGAACAAGTTCTCTGCTTGTGTGAAGGCTCCATTTGCTATCAAAAGCATGGAGTCCAGGGTCAGGGGCACGATTGATCAACTGGAAAAAATCGCAGGAGAAATAGTTGGGTTGGGGCTGGCAGAAGGTGAGGGCGAGAAACGGTCACCAAGACCAAGATCACGAATGTCCACTTCTTTGGAGGATGACTCCATTGTTGTCGGCAGGGATGAAATTCAGAAAGAGATGATGGAGTGGTTGCTTTCTGACAATACAACAGGCGGCAAAATGGGGGTGATGTCCATAGTGGGCATGGGCGGCAGCGGCAAGACCACGCTTGCTCGGCTTCTCTATAACGATGAGGGAGTGAAGGAACACTTCGACTTGAAAGCATGGGTCTATGTTTCCACTGAGTTTCTCCTTATCAAACTCACCAAAACCGTTCTTGAGGAAATTCGTTCTCCGCCTACTTCCGCTGACAACCTAAATTTGCTTCAGCTTCAACTCAAAGAGGAACTTAGTAACAAGAAATTTCTGCTTGTCCTTGATGACGTCTGGAATTTAAAGCCTCGTGATGAAGGTTATATGGAGCTTAGCGATCGTGAAGGTTGGAATATTCTACGAACTCCACTCCTCGCTGCAGCAGAGGGAAGCAAGATTGTCATGACTAGTCGTGATCAATCTGTTGCAACAACCATGCGAGCAGTCCCTACTCATCATCTTGGGAAATTAAGCTCTGAAGATAGTTGGTCCCTGTTTAAAAAGCATGCATTTGAAGATAGAGACCCCAACGCATACCTTGAGCTTGAACGCATAGGCAGACAGATTGTGGACAAGTGCCAAGGATTACCTTTGGCTGTGAAAGCACTCGGCTGTCTCTTGTATTCTAAGGTCGAAAAAAGGGAATGGGACGATGTGTTGAAAAGTGAAATATGGCATCCGCAGAGTGGCTCCGAAATTCTTCCGTCTTTGATATTAAGCTACCATCATCTTTCTCTACATCTGAAGCATTGTTTTGCTTATTGTTCTATTTTTCCCCAGGGCCACCAATTCTACAAAGAGAAGCTGATTTTATTATGGATGGCAGAAGGTCTTTTACACCCACAACAAAACGAAGGAACGAGAATGGAAGAGATAGGTGAGTCATATTTTGATGAACTTCTTGCCAAGTCATTCTTTCAAAAATCTATTGGAAGAAAAGGATCATGCTTTGTAATGCATGATCTAATACATGAATTGGCTCAACACGTGTCTGGAGATTTTTGTGCTCGAGTGGAAGATGATGTTAAGTTACCAAAAGTATCTGAGAAGGCTCACCACTTTGTGTACTTTAAAAGTGATTATACTGAGTTGGTTGCATTTAAGAATTTTAAGGTTATGACTAGAGCTAAATCTCTTCGGACATTCTTAGAAGTGAAGTCAATCGGAAACCTGCCTTGGTATTATTTGAGTAAAAGGGTTTTACAAGATATATTACCAAAAATGTGGTGTTTACGTGTGTTATCATTATGTGCATATGCAATAACTGATTTGCCTAAATCGATAGGTAATTTGAAACATTTGCGTTACTTGGATTTGTCTTTcacaatgattaaaaatttaccTGAATCAATATGTTGTTTATGCAATTTACAAACAATGATGCTGAGAAAATGTTCAAAACTCGATGAATTGCCTTCAAAGATGggaaaattgattaatttgcgCTATCTTGATATTGATGGATGTGGTTCATTGAGAGAAATGTCAAGTCATGGAATTGGTCGATTAAAAAGTTTACAAAGGTTGACTCAATTTATTGTGGGCCAAAACAATGGATTAAGAATTGGAGAATTGGGGGAGCTGTTAGAGATTCGAGGAAAACTTTGTATTTCAAACATGGAGAATGTGGTGAGTGTTAATGATGCATCAAGGGCTAATATGAAGGATAAAAGTTATCTTGATGAGTTAATCTTTGATTGGGGTGACGAGTGTACCAATGGTGTTACACAAAGTGGTGCAACAACGCATGATATACTCAACAAGTTACAACCTcatccaaatttaaaacaactctCCATCACAAACTATCCTGGTGAAGGATTTCCAAATTGGCTTGGAGATCCTTCAGTGTTGAATCTCGTGTCCCTTGAGCTTCGGGGTTGTGGCAATTGCTCAACATTGCCACCACTTGGACAGCTAACCCAGCTTAAATATCTGCAAATCTCAAGGATGAATGGAGTAGAGTGTGTGGGTGATGAGTTCTATGGGAATGCTTCCTTTCAATTCCTAGAAACACTATCATTCGAGGATATGAAGAACTGGGAGAAATGGTTATGTTGTGGAGAATTCCCTCGTCTCCAAAAGCTTTTTATACAAAAGTGTCCCAAACTCACTGGGAAATTACCAGAACAGCTTCTTTCATTGGTGGAACTTCAAATTCGTGAATGTCCGCAGCTGCTTATGGCTTCACTCACAGTTCCTGCAATTTGTCAATTCAGGATGATGGATTTTGGTAAACTGCAGTTGCAAATGGCAGGTTGTGACTTCACAGCTCTTCAAACttcagaaattgaaattttagatgTGTCTCAGTGGAGTCAACTTCCAATGGCACCACACCAGCTCTCAATTAGAGAATGTGATTATGCGGAGTCTCTGCTAGAGGAGGAAATCTCGCAAACCAACATACATGATCTGAAAATCTATGATTGTAGTTTTTCTAGATCCCTGCACAAAGTTGGTTTACCCACTACACTGAAATCACTATTCATCTCTGAGTGCTCGAAATTAGCGTTTCCCCTACCTGAGTTGTTCAGATGCCATCTCCCAGTCCTTGAAAGTCTAAAAATCAAACATGGTGTTATCGATGATTCTCTCTCGTTATCCTTCTCATTAGGCATCTTCCCCAAGTTGACTCATTTCACAATCGATGGTCTTAAGGGGCTTGAGAAGCTCTCGATTTTGGTTTCAGAGGGTGATCCCACATCTTTATGTTCCCTGTCTCTAGATGGTTGCCCTGATCTTGAATCTATCGAATTGCACGCTCTCAACTTGGAGTCTTGTTCGATTTATAGGTGCTCCAAGCTCAGGTCGTTGGCACACAGACAGTCATCTGTACAGAAGTTGAATTTAGGGTCTTGTCCAGAATTGTTGTTTCAGAGAGAGGGTTTGCCTTCCAACCTACGTAAACTTGGAATTACCGATTTCACGCCCCAGGTGGAGTGGGGTTTGCAAAGGCTGACCTCTCTTACTCATTTCACAATCGAAGGTGGATGTGAAGACATTGGATTATTTCCCAAGGAGTGTTTGCTGCCCTCTTCTCTGGCTTCTCTTGAAATTGAATCATTTCCCGATCTCAAGTCTCTTGACAGTGGGGGTCTTCAACAGCTCACCTCTCTTCTAAAATTAAAGATCAGCCACTGCCCAGAGCTCCAGTTCTCGACAGGATCGGTTCTTCAACACCTTATCTCTCTAAAACGATTAGAAATTTATGGATGCTCGAGGCTCCAATCATTGACAGAAGCGGGTCTTCAACACCTCACCTCTCTTGAAAAATTGGAGATCGCAAACTGCCCAATGCTCCAATCCTTGACAAAAGTGGGTCTTCAACACCTCACCTCTCTTAAAACATTAGGGATCAATAACTGCCGAATGCTCCAATCCTTGACAGAAGTGGGTCTTCAACACCTCACCTCTCTTGAAAGTTTGTGGATCAATAACTGCCCAATGCTCCAATCCTTGACAAAAGTGGGTCTTCAACACCTCACCTCTCTTGAAAGTTTGTGGATCAATAAGTGCCCAATGCTCCAATCCTTGACAAAAGTGGGTCTTCAACACCTCACCTCTCTTAAAACATTGCGGATCTATGACTGTAGTAAGCTCAAATACTTGACAAAAGAGAGACTTCCAGACTCCCTCTCTTATCTGTTCATCTACAAATGTCCTTTACTGGAAAAACGGTGTCAATTTGAGAAAGGGGAAGAATGGCGTTATATAGCTCACATTCCAAATATAGAGATCAATGGTGTGCTATATTAA
- the LOC117919097 gene encoding putative disease resistance RPP13-like protein 1 isoform X4, translating to MADALLSASLQVLFERLASPELINFIRRRNLSDELLNELKRKLVVVLNVLDDAEVKQFSNPNVKEWLVHVKGAVYDAEDLLDEIATDALRCKMEAADSQTGGTLKAWKWNKFSACVKAPFAIKSMESRVRGTIDQLEKIAGEIVGLGLAEGEGEKRSPRPRSRMSTSLEDDSIVVGRDEIQKEMMEWLLSDNTTGGKMGVMSIVGMGGSGKTTLARLLYNDEGVKEHFDLKAWVYVSTEFLLIKLTKTVLEEIRSPPTSADNLNLLQLQLKEELSNKKFLLVLDDVWNLKPRDEGYMELSDREGWNILRTPLLAAAEGSKIVMTSRDQSVATTMRAVPTHHLGKLSSEDSWSLFKKHAFEDRDPNAYLELERIGRQIVDKCQGLPLAVKALGCLLYSKVEKREWDDVLKSEIWHPQSGSEILPSLILSYHHLSLHLKHCFAYCSIFPQGHQFYKEKLILLWMAEGLLHPQQNEGTRMEEIAACSDWASM from the exons ATGGCGGACGCCCTCCTCTCAGCTTCGCTTCAAGTTCTATTCGAAAGGTTGGCTTCTCCAGAGCTCATAAACTTCATTCGGCGACGGAACCTTAGCGATGAACTCCTCAACGAGTTGAAGAGGAAACTCGTGGTTGTTCTCAATGTGCTCGATGATGCGGAGGTGAAGCAATTTTCAAACCCTAATGTCAAAGAGTGGCTCGTCCATGTCAAGGGTGCTGTGTATGATGCGGAAGACCTGTTGGACGAGATCGCTACCGACGCTTTGCGTTGCAAGATGGAAGCTGCTGACTCCCAAACCGGCGGAACTCTTAAGGCGTGGAAATGGAACAAGTTCTCTGCTTGTGTGAAGGCTCCATTTGCTATCAAAAGCATGGAGTCCAGGGTCAGGGGCACGATTGATCAACTGGAAAAAATCGCAGGAGAAATAGTTGGGTTGGGGCTGGCAGAAGGTGAGGGCGAGAAACGGTCACCAAGACCAAGATCACGAATGTCCACTTCTTTGGAGGATGACTCCATTGTTGTCGGCAGGGATGAAATTCAGAAAGAGATGATGGAGTGGTTGCTTTCTGACAATACAACAGGCGGCAAAATGGGGGTGATGTCCATAGTGGGCATGGGCGGCAGCGGCAAGACCACGCTTGCTCGGCTTCTCTATAACGATGAGGGAGTGAAGGAACACTTCGACTTGAAAGCATGGGTCTATGTTTCCACTGAGTTTCTCCTTATCAAACTCACCAAAACCGTTCTTGAGGAAATTCGTTCTCCGCCTACTTCCGCTGACAACCTAAATTTGCTTCAGCTTCAACTCAAAGAGGAACTTAGTAACAAGAAATTTCTGCTTGTCCTTGATGACGTCTGGAATTTAAAGCCTCGTGATGAAGGTTATATGGAGCTTAGCGATCGTGAAGGTTGGAATATTCTACGAACTCCACTCCTCGCTGCAGCAGAGGGAAGCAAGATTGTCATGACTAGTCGTGATCAATCTGTTGCAACAACCATGCGAGCAGTCCCTACTCATCATCTTGGGAAATTAAGCTCTGAAGATAGTTGGTCCCTGTTTAAAAAGCATGCATTTGAAGATAGAGACCCCAACGCATACCTTGAGCTTGAACGCATAGGCAGACAGATTGTGGACAAGTGCCAAGGATTACCTTTGGCTGTGAAAGCACTCGGCTGTCTCTTGTATTCTAAGGTCGAAAAAAGGGAATGGGACGATGTGTTGAAAAGTGAAATATGGCATCCGCAGAGTGGCTCCGAAATTCTTCCGTCTTTGATATTAAGCTACCATCATCTTTCTCTACATCTGAAGCATTGTTTTGCTTATTGTTCTATTTTTCCCCAGGGCCACCAATTCTACAAAGAGAAGCTGATTTTATTATGGATGGCAGAAGGTCTTTTACACCCACAACAAAACGAAGGAACGAGAATGGAAGAGATAG CAGCTTGCAGTGATTGGGCGTCCATGTAA
- the LOC117919097 gene encoding putative disease resistance RPP13-like protein 1 isoform X3 — protein MADALLSASLQVLFERLASPELINFIRRRNLSDELLNELKRKLVVVLNVLDDAEVKQFSNPNVKEWLVHVKGAVYDAEDLLDEIATDALRCKMEAADSQTGGTLKAWKWNKFSACVKAPFAIKSMESRVRGTIDQLEKIAGEIVGLGLAEGEGEKRSPRPRSRMSTSLEDDSIVVGRDEIQKEMMEWLLSDNTTGGKMGVMSIVGMGGSGKTTLARLLYNDEGVKEHFDLKAWVYVSTEFLLIKLTKTVLEEIRSPPTSADNLNLLQLQLKEELSNKKFLLVLDDVWNLKPRDEGYMELSDREGWNILRTPLLAAAEGSKIVMTSRDQSVATTMRAVPTHHLGKLSSEDSWSLFKKHAFEDRDPNAYLELERIGRQIVDKCQGLPLAVKALGCLLYSKVEKREWDDVLKSEIWHPQSGSEILPSLILSYHHLSLHLKHCFAYCSIFPQGHQFYKEKLILLWMAEGLLHPQQNEGTRMEEIVFIVSNQDEHRRFVMINKVSIMSMEETCKQLAVIGRPCKMCSNQVDFCKSGI, from the exons ATGGCGGACGCCCTCCTCTCAGCTTCGCTTCAAGTTCTATTCGAAAGGTTGGCTTCTCCAGAGCTCATAAACTTCATTCGGCGACGGAACCTTAGCGATGAACTCCTCAACGAGTTGAAGAGGAAACTCGTGGTTGTTCTCAATGTGCTCGATGATGCGGAGGTGAAGCAATTTTCAAACCCTAATGTCAAAGAGTGGCTCGTCCATGTCAAGGGTGCTGTGTATGATGCGGAAGACCTGTTGGACGAGATCGCTACCGACGCTTTGCGTTGCAAGATGGAAGCTGCTGACTCCCAAACCGGCGGAACTCTTAAGGCGTGGAAATGGAACAAGTTCTCTGCTTGTGTGAAGGCTCCATTTGCTATCAAAAGCATGGAGTCCAGGGTCAGGGGCACGATTGATCAACTGGAAAAAATCGCAGGAGAAATAGTTGGGTTGGGGCTGGCAGAAGGTGAGGGCGAGAAACGGTCACCAAGACCAAGATCACGAATGTCCACTTCTTTGGAGGATGACTCCATTGTTGTCGGCAGGGATGAAATTCAGAAAGAGATGATGGAGTGGTTGCTTTCTGACAATACAACAGGCGGCAAAATGGGGGTGATGTCCATAGTGGGCATGGGCGGCAGCGGCAAGACCACGCTTGCTCGGCTTCTCTATAACGATGAGGGAGTGAAGGAACACTTCGACTTGAAAGCATGGGTCTATGTTTCCACTGAGTTTCTCCTTATCAAACTCACCAAAACCGTTCTTGAGGAAATTCGTTCTCCGCCTACTTCCGCTGACAACCTAAATTTGCTTCAGCTTCAACTCAAAGAGGAACTTAGTAACAAGAAATTTCTGCTTGTCCTTGATGACGTCTGGAATTTAAAGCCTCGTGATGAAGGTTATATGGAGCTTAGCGATCGTGAAGGTTGGAATATTCTACGAACTCCACTCCTCGCTGCAGCAGAGGGAAGCAAGATTGTCATGACTAGTCGTGATCAATCTGTTGCAACAACCATGCGAGCAGTCCCTACTCATCATCTTGGGAAATTAAGCTCTGAAGATAGTTGGTCCCTGTTTAAAAAGCATGCATTTGAAGATAGAGACCCCAACGCATACCTTGAGCTTGAACGCATAGGCAGACAGATTGTGGACAAGTGCCAAGGATTACCTTTGGCTGTGAAAGCACTCGGCTGTCTCTTGTATTCTAAGGTCGAAAAAAGGGAATGGGACGATGTGTTGAAAAGTGAAATATGGCATCCGCAGAGTGGCTCCGAAATTCTTCCGTCTTTGATATTAAGCTACCATCATCTTTCTCTACATCTGAAGCATTGTTTTGCTTATTGTTCTATTTTTCCCCAGGGCCACCAATTCTACAAAGAGAAGCTGATTTTATTATGGATGGCAGAAGGTCTTTTACACCCACAACAAAACGAAGGAACGAGAATGGAAGAGATAG TGTTCATTGTAAGTAATCAGGATGAGCATAGAAGATTTGTTATGATAAACAAAGTTTCAATTATGAGCATGGAAGAAACATGTAAG CAGCTTGCAGTGATTGGGCGTCCATGTAAAATGTGCTCTAACCAAGTGGACTTCTGCAAAAG TGGAATATGA